Proteins found in one Paenibacillus borealis genomic segment:
- a CDS encoding thiolase family protein — MKEAVLVMARRTPVGKLGGQLSMLEPEQLLAPLIRLLITEAQLPPEWIDDVIIGNVVGPGGNIARKSVLEAGLPVTVPGVTVDRQCGSGLEAIIMAARLIQSGAGEIFLAGGAESVSRAPWRMFKPGTLAETPTLYTRAPFTPIAYGDPDMGLAAEYVAAKYGITREAQDLYALESHLKAVRAQSTGRYVPELVPLEVNGLRIAEDECPRPDTSLGKLRSLQPVFAEDGTVTAGNACPINDGAALVLMMSRDKCEQLNLTPILRFVDSQAAGVDPRYPGIGPVPAVRKLLCRQGLTIGDVDIVEFNEAFAAQVLASLQELQLSADKVNPGGGALALGHPYGASGAILMTRLYSEMLQTPYKRGIATLGIGGGMGLAVLVEAVI; from the coding sequence ATCAAAGAGGCCGTTCTGGTCATGGCCAGGCGCACACCTGTCGGGAAACTCGGCGGACAGCTAAGCATGCTTGAGCCGGAGCAGCTGCTTGCCCCGCTGATTCGTCTCCTCATTACGGAGGCACAGCTGCCCCCGGAATGGATTGATGATGTCATCATCGGCAATGTAGTGGGACCTGGCGGGAATATTGCCCGTAAGTCTGTGCTTGAAGCAGGATTGCCTGTTACGGTTCCGGGAGTCACAGTCGACCGTCAATGCGGTTCAGGGCTTGAAGCCATCATCATGGCGGCCCGCCTCATTCAGAGCGGTGCAGGAGAGATATTCCTGGCAGGCGGAGCCGAAAGTGTAAGCCGGGCGCCTTGGCGAATGTTCAAGCCCGGTACGCTGGCGGAGACGCCAACCTTATATACACGCGCACCGTTCACACCCATTGCTTACGGAGATCCTGACATGGGGCTTGCTGCAGAGTATGTGGCGGCCAAATACGGGATTACCCGTGAAGCGCAGGATCTGTATGCGCTGGAGAGCCATCTGAAAGCCGTCCGGGCTCAAAGTACAGGCAGATATGTACCGGAGCTTGTACCGCTTGAGGTCAACGGATTACGGATTGCAGAGGATGAATGTCCGAGACCGGATACAAGCCTGGGGAAGCTGCGCAGCCTGCAGCCTGTGTTTGCGGAGGATGGCACTGTGACTGCCGGAAATGCCTGTCCTATTAATGATGGTGCCGCTCTGGTGCTCATGATGTCGCGTGACAAGTGCGAACAGCTTAATCTAACTCCCATCCTCCGTTTTGTTGACTCTCAGGCTGCCGGAGTAGACCCCCGTTATCCGGGGATCGGACCGGTTCCAGCGGTCCGGAAACTGTTATGCCGCCAGGGGCTGACCATCGGAGATGTGGATATCGTTGAATTTAATGAAGCTTTTGCCGCTCAGGTATTGGCATCACTGCAGGAGCTTCAGCTTTCAGCGGATAAGGTTAATCCCGGCGGAGGCGCGTTAGCTCTGGGTCATCCTTACGGAGCATCCGGTGCGATCCTTATGACGCGTCTATATTCGGAGATGCTGCAAACCCCCTACAAACGGGGTATAGCTACACTTGGCATTGGCGGCGGGATGGGGCTGGCCGTTCTGGTGGAGGCGGTTATATGA
- a CDS encoding class I adenylate-forming enzyme family protein, which yields MNLVQHILERGQAAPSRIAISDGREERSYAQLMRLVQQVANGLRHGGYIKRNIAVLSGNRMEFAEFVLGAIYAGCVPVLLDPKWHPVEMDKVIRQCEPGLIVCEERFAADFTERYREIPQLYFGGEQRNGSYSAWLSAFGPDAVAEENPELLFIGYTSGTTGLPKGYMRTHQSWLTSFEATEKAFRLNSMKHVLAPGPFVHSLSLFAMMQALYSLATFHLLPAFDAVSVLNLCSHEPDMVLFVVPAMIDALVRHAAATTAPVSIQAIISSGGKWPVTLKQRCRELFKETKLYEYYGSSEASYISYLEMTGEEEADSLGKPFDGVQISIRDAQFRELPPGAVGELYIRSEMMFTGYHLLPEETAGVFRRGWLRTGDYVLLDHEGDLHLAGRAGSMIKSGGLKVFPEEVETVLRRIPAVREVMVFGKPDERWGEQVTALIEWSGEQQLSLEQIRDYCRPYLAGYKLPRQLVTVEQFIYTSSGKIARQRMMDNVREGSR from the coding sequence ATGAACCTGGTACAGCACATTTTAGAACGTGGACAGGCCGCCCCTTCCCGCATTGCGATCTCGGACGGCCGGGAAGAACGCTCCTACGCCCAGCTCATGAGGCTGGTGCAACAGGTTGCAAACGGTTTGCGGCATGGCGGATACATCAAGCGGAATATTGCTGTCTTATCCGGTAACCGTATGGAATTCGCCGAGTTTGTTCTCGGCGCCATCTATGCGGGGTGCGTTCCCGTGCTGCTGGACCCCAAATGGCATCCGGTGGAGATGGATAAGGTTATCCGGCAGTGTGAGCCCGGACTGATCGTTTGTGAAGAGCGTTTTGCGGCTGATTTCACAGAACGTTATAGAGAAATCCCGCAGCTATACTTCGGTGGGGAGCAGAGAAACGGCAGCTATAGCGCCTGGCTGTCCGCCTTCGGACCGGATGCCGTTGCAGAGGAGAACCCCGAACTGCTGTTCATCGGGTACACATCAGGCACAACCGGCCTCCCCAAAGGGTACATGCGGACTCACCAGTCCTGGTTAACAAGCTTTGAGGCGACGGAGAAGGCATTCAGGCTGAACAGTATGAAGCACGTACTTGCGCCCGGGCCGTTCGTGCATTCCCTGTCGCTGTTCGCCATGATGCAAGCCCTGTATAGTCTGGCGACTTTTCATCTCCTGCCGGCATTCGATGCTGTGAGCGTATTGAATCTCTGCTCCCATGAACCTGATATGGTCCTGTTCGTTGTGCCTGCGATGATTGACGCATTGGTCCGGCATGCCGCTGCAACCACGGCCCCGGTATCTATACAGGCCATAATCAGCTCTGGGGGCAAGTGGCCAGTGACGTTGAAACAAAGATGCCGTGAGCTGTTCAAGGAGACGAAGCTCTATGAGTATTACGGCTCCTCGGAGGCCAGCTACATCAGCTATCTTGAAATGACCGGGGAGGAGGAGGCAGATTCCTTAGGCAAACCGTTCGACGGCGTGCAGATTTCCATCCGCGATGCGCAGTTTCGTGAGCTGCCTCCGGGTGCGGTTGGTGAGCTGTATATCCGGAGTGAAATGATGTTCACCGGGTATCACCTGCTGCCGGAAGAGACGGCAGGCGTGTTTCGCCGGGGCTGGCTGCGCACGGGGGATTACGTGCTCCTGGATCATGAAGGGGATCTGCACCTGGCCGGCCGCGCCGGCAGCATGATCAAGAGCGGGGGACTCAAGGTGTTTCCCGAAGAAGTGGAGACTGTGCTGCGACGTATTCCGGCGGTCCGCGAGGTTATGGTATTCGGCAAGCCGGATGAGCGGTGGGGAGAGCAGGTAACGGCATTGATTGAGTGGAGCGGAGAACAGCAGCTCAGTCTGGAGCAGATCAGGGATTACTGCCGTCCATATCTTGCAGGCTATAAGTTGCCCAGGCAGCTCGTTACTGTGGAACAGTTCATCTATACCAGCAGCGGAAAAATCGCACGCCAGCGGATGATGGACAATGTGAGAGAAGGGTCGAGATGA
- a CDS encoding biotin transporter BioY, with amino-acid sequence MKTKELVYAALFAALIAVLGMIPPLPLGFIPVPVTAQTLGVMLAGCFLGRRMGILSLVVFIILIALGLPVLTGGRGGLAVLIGPSAGYIFSWLVAAGFIGWCSEKIWRRVRIWKLIAVNLIFGVLLVNLIGAPVMALITDTPVWTGLIGALAFLPGDMIKAVIAAVITMQLKEISPIEEKAGM; translated from the coding sequence TTGAAGACAAAAGAACTTGTGTATGCCGCATTATTCGCAGCACTCATTGCGGTGCTAGGCATGATTCCGCCTTTGCCCCTTGGCTTCATTCCTGTTCCGGTCACTGCCCAGACGCTTGGCGTTATGCTGGCCGGATGTTTTCTGGGCAGACGGATGGGGATCCTCAGCCTGGTTGTTTTTATCATTCTCATAGCCCTCGGATTGCCGGTGCTGACCGGCGGGCGCGGCGGGCTGGCGGTGCTCATTGGACCGTCTGCCGGATACATATTCAGCTGGCTGGTCGCGGCAGGCTTCATCGGCTGGTGTTCCGAGAAAATCTGGCGCAGGGTCCGCATCTGGAAACTGATAGCCGTCAACCTGATCTTTGGCGTATTGCTGGTGAATCTGATTGGCGCGCCTGTCATGGCCTTAATTACAGATACACCGGTCTGGACAGGACTGATCGGGGCTTTGGCTTTTCTTCCCGGAGATATGATCAAAGCGGTTATTGCGGCCGTAATAACGATGCAGCTGAAAGAAATCAGCCCCATTGAAGAAAAAGCGGGGATGTGA